The Quadrisphaera sp. DSM 44207 genome window below encodes:
- the pheS gene encoding phenylalanine--tRNA ligase subunit alpha, protein MPDPTVPLGEEDVARAVDDALRAVSDAADLPALKEARLAHAGDRSPLALANREVGSLPPAQRAEVGKRVGQARARVRSALQVRTAQLEAERDARALVEEAVDVTLPVDRCPRGARHPLSVLQERIGDVFTAMGWEVADGPEVEAEWFNFDALNFGVDHPARQMQDTFFVDPPEAGLVLRTHTSPVQARALLERGVPLYVVCPGRTFRTDELDATHTPVFHQVEGLAVDEGLTMAHLRGTLDHLATAVLGPSARTRLRPSFFPFTEPSAELDVWFERPDGSGSGWLEVGGCGMVDPHVLRACGVDPERYTGFAFGWGIERILQIRNGVADMRDMVEGDVRFSRAFGTGV, encoded by the coding sequence GTGCCCGACCCCACCGTCCCGCTCGGCGAGGAGGACGTCGCCCGCGCGGTGGACGACGCCCTGCGCGCCGTGTCCGACGCCGCCGACCTGCCCGCGCTGAAGGAGGCGCGGCTGGCGCACGCGGGCGACCGCAGCCCGCTGGCGCTGGCCAACCGCGAGGTCGGGTCCCTGCCGCCGGCGCAGCGGGCCGAGGTCGGCAAGCGCGTGGGGCAGGCGCGCGCCCGGGTGCGGTCGGCGCTGCAGGTGCGCACGGCGCAGCTGGAGGCCGAGCGCGACGCGCGGGCCCTCGTCGAGGAGGCCGTCGACGTCACCCTGCCGGTCGACCGCTGCCCGCGCGGCGCCCGCCATCCCCTCTCGGTGCTCCAGGAGCGGATCGGGGACGTCTTCACGGCCATGGGCTGGGAGGTCGCCGACGGGCCCGAGGTCGAGGCCGAGTGGTTCAACTTCGACGCCCTGAACTTCGGCGTGGACCACCCGGCCCGCCAGATGCAGGACACCTTCTTCGTGGACCCGCCCGAGGCCGGGCTGGTGCTGCGCACGCACACCTCCCCGGTGCAGGCGCGGGCCCTGCTGGAGCGGGGGGTGCCGCTGTACGTCGTCTGCCCCGGGCGCACGTTCCGCACCGACGAGCTGGACGCCACGCACACGCCCGTCTTCCACCAGGTCGAGGGCCTCGCCGTCGACGAGGGCCTGACCATGGCGCACCTGCGGGGCACGCTGGACCACCTGGCCACCGCCGTGCTCGGTCCCAGCGCCCGCACGCGCCTGCGCCCGTCGTTCTTCCCCTTCACCGAGCCCAGCGCCGAGCTCGACGTGTGGTTCGAGCGGCCCGACGGCTCCGGCAGCGGCTGGCTGGAGGTCGGCGGCTGCGGCATGGTCGACCCGCACGTGCTGCGCGCCTGCGGCGTCGACCCCGAGCGCTACACCGGATTCGCCTTCGGGTGGGGGATCGAGCGGATCCTGCAGATCCGCAACGGCGTCGCGGACATGCGCGACATGGTCGAGGGCGACGTCCGGTTCAGCCGGGCGTTCGGGACGGGGGTGTGA
- a CDS encoding PAS domain-containing sensor histidine kinase has product MDAALADDLPDGLVVAGPDARVQLVNAGAERMTGCSREELLGRDVREALPLQDTTGRDWWATTDPWSGLAIRTGHRERMLVRPGGRELLVTARYARPGRGAPVSRVVLQLRDTEARRRFENDHAGLISTVAHELRSPLTTVKGFTSTVLKKWDRLSDEQKRYMLSTVEADADRVTRLITELLDISRMDAGRLEVRRQLVDLEALLRLQVERMVAAGEEEGRFLVHVRGPLPEVWADPDRLEQILSNLVGNAVRHGEGAVDLSVRPDPDGDGVVVLVEDEGEGIPEEHLGMVFTKFWRGNRRGGTGLGLYVVRGLVEAHDGRIAVSRSPAGGARFRIALPSGVPDALREG; this is encoded by the coding sequence GTGGACGCAGCCCTCGCGGACGACCTGCCGGACGGGCTGGTGGTCGCCGGCCCGGACGCGCGCGTGCAGCTGGTCAACGCCGGCGCCGAGCGCATGACCGGGTGCTCGCGCGAGGAGCTGCTGGGCCGGGACGTGCGCGAGGCGCTGCCGCTGCAGGACACCACCGGGCGCGACTGGTGGGCCACCACCGACCCGTGGTCCGGCCTGGCGATCCGCACGGGCCACCGCGAGCGCATGCTCGTGCGCCCCGGCGGCCGGGAGCTGCTCGTCACCGCCCGCTACGCCCGGCCCGGGCGCGGCGCCCCGGTCAGCCGCGTGGTGCTGCAGCTGCGCGACACCGAGGCCCGGCGCCGGTTCGAGAACGACCACGCCGGGCTGATCTCCACCGTCGCCCACGAGCTGCGCTCGCCCCTGACCACCGTGAAGGGCTTCACCTCCACGGTGCTCAAGAAGTGGGACCGGCTCAGCGACGAGCAGAAGCGCTACATGCTCAGCACCGTCGAGGCGGACGCCGACCGCGTCACCCGCCTGATCACGGAGCTGCTCGACATCTCCCGCATGGACGCCGGGCGCCTGGAGGTCAGGCGGCAGCTGGTCGACCTCGAGGCGCTGCTGCGCCTGCAGGTGGAGCGGATGGTGGCCGCCGGGGAGGAGGAGGGCCGCTTCCTCGTGCACGTGCGCGGGCCCCTGCCGGAGGTGTGGGCCGACCCGGACCGCCTCGAGCAGATCCTGTCCAACCTCGTCGGCAACGCCGTGCGCCACGGGGAGGGCGCCGTGGACCTCAGCGTGCGCCCGGACCCGGACGGCGACGGCGTCGTGGTCCTCGTCGAGGACGAGGGGGAGGGGATCCCCGAGGAGCACCTGGGGATGGTGTTCACGAAGTTCTGGCGCGGCAACCGCCGCGGCGGAACGGGCCTGGGCCTGTACGTCGTGCGCGGCCTGGTGGAGGCGCACGACGGGCGGATCGCGGTCAGCCGCTCCCCGGCCGGCGGGGCGCGGTTCCGGATCGCGCTGCCCTCCGGCGTCCCCGACGCGCTGCGCGAGGGCTGA
- a CDS encoding ATP-binding protein, producing the protein MSEVTLPCGPEAAGQARRIVDDACGRAELSEDGRDSALLCTSELVTNAIVHGRSEVRLTVTTSAGRVRIEVGDDNSRHPTLQPADDGALDGRGLFIVDLLATRWGVRDDAIGKVVWFELSAARQEPRQ; encoded by the coding sequence GTGAGCGAGGTGACCCTGCCCTGCGGGCCCGAGGCGGCCGGGCAGGCGCGCCGCATCGTCGACGACGCCTGCGGCCGCGCGGAGCTGAGCGAGGACGGGCGCGACAGCGCGCTGCTGTGCACCTCGGAGCTGGTGACGAACGCCATCGTGCACGGGCGCAGCGAGGTGCGGCTGACCGTGACGACGAGCGCGGGGCGGGTGCGCATCGAGGTCGGCGACGACAACTCGCGCCACCCCACGCTGCAGCCGGCGGACGACGGCGCCCTCGACGGGCGCGGCCTGTTCATCGTCGACCTCCTCGCCACCCGCTGGGGCGTGCGCGACGACGCCATCGGCAAGGTCGTCTGGTTCGAGCTGTCCGCCGCGCGCCAGGAGCCGCGCCAGTAG
- a CDS encoding PP2C family protein-serine/threonine phosphatase, translating into MTVRAVPAQAGPPDGPAGAAAARRLLPSPGTGAAMARLGEVAARLLGGTAGRVWLLPEGVGDGGAVAALCAATAATGRVLAVGDPPADVPTDAAGATGAGAADAAADAAARALLGRGRAAPRAFLGAPLVDQDGRVVGALGVACDAPRAWGTHDRGLLAELARAAVAQLELSALTGEREVDRARLELVLAAARVGTWEWDLFADAVVWDARSLALYGAGAPAQDLGLDDVLGRIHPDDVEQVHAALAAAAASGGGLEVEFRVVHADGAVRSLLAAGRTVADASGRPRRMLGVNIDVTESRTGVRRRLEASRRATGLARVALALTGAQTEPDVLEAVLGQGTATLGAVGGIVGLLDEAAGVARLTLTGDFDASVREDLATAPLDADLPVVTAATTGEVLAFGDREQLLRRYPSLADLVRRTGTQALVAAPLRHAGRPLGALLLRWAQPQPLEAEDLQVVEGLAAQAAQALARVRADAAREAARAAAEAAARRLSLLVEIGEVLAPLDDEDGRRGLRRLAEAVVPELADWSVLTLADDAGRLHDVGWSHRDPARGEAVRRCAALGTAVAARLEGPVVERLSAGEPLVLPALTDEVVHRLLPEPGLVDAVRALDPGGAVVLPLVARGRLLGSLALVTTSGRGPHTPDELATAREVARRAAAAIDGARLLHRTQRVAEALQRSLLTSPPRVPDLDLQVRYVPAVADARVGGDWYDAFTTPDGTTRLVIGDVMGHDTAAAAAMGQVRSLVRALASDRPEGPAAVLSRADRAAQVLQVGTYATVLTAELHRPSPQRPGAWRLRWHSAGHPPPLLLLPDGGVRVLESEPGLLLGLDPTTDRADEEALVPLGATLMLFTDGLVERRSQPLDAGLERLARILGDLAALPLDELCDRVLATVLAEDPEDDVALVAVRPRQPQHEGEPEDGPEDEREGEQ; encoded by the coding sequence GTGACCGTCCGCGCCGTGCCCGCTCAGGCGGGCCCCCCGGACGGCCCGGCCGGCGCGGCGGCCGCCCGCCGCCTGCTGCCCTCGCCGGGCACCGGTGCGGCCATGGCCCGCCTCGGCGAGGTGGCCGCCCGCCTGCTCGGCGGCACCGCCGGCCGGGTGTGGCTGCTGCCCGAGGGCGTCGGGGACGGCGGCGCGGTGGCGGCCCTGTGCGCGGCCACTGCGGCGACCGGCCGGGTGCTGGCCGTCGGTGACCCTCCCGCCGACGTCCCCACCGACGCAGCCGGAGCGACCGGCGCCGGAGCAGCCGACGCCGCCGCCGACGCGGCGGCCCGCGCCCTGCTCGGCCGGGGCCGCGCAGCCCCGCGCGCCTTCCTCGGTGCGCCCCTGGTCGACCAGGACGGGCGGGTGGTCGGCGCCCTCGGGGTGGCCTGCGACGCGCCCCGCGCCTGGGGCACCCACGACCGCGGCTTGCTGGCCGAGCTCGCCCGCGCCGCCGTGGCCCAGCTGGAGCTGTCGGCCCTCACCGGCGAGCGGGAGGTCGACCGCGCGCGCCTGGAGCTGGTCCTCGCCGCGGCGCGCGTGGGCACCTGGGAGTGGGACCTGTTCGCCGACGCGGTGGTCTGGGACGCCCGCAGCCTCGCCCTGTACGGCGCGGGCGCCCCGGCGCAGGACCTGGGCCTCGACGACGTCCTCGGCCGCATCCACCCCGACGACGTCGAGCAGGTGCACGCCGCGCTCGCCGCGGCCGCCGCCTCCGGCGGGGGCCTGGAGGTGGAGTTCCGCGTCGTGCACGCCGACGGCGCGGTGCGCTCCCTGCTGGCCGCCGGCCGCACGGTCGCGGACGCCTCGGGACGGCCGCGGCGCATGCTCGGCGTCAACATCGACGTCACCGAGTCGCGCACCGGCGTGCGCCGCCGCCTGGAGGCCAGCCGCCGCGCGACCGGCCTGGCCCGCGTGGCCCTCGCCCTCACCGGCGCGCAGACCGAGCCCGACGTCCTCGAGGCCGTGCTCGGGCAGGGCACGGCCACCCTGGGAGCGGTGGGCGGCATCGTGGGCCTGCTGGACGAGGCGGCCGGGGTGGCGCGCCTGACCCTGACGGGCGACTTCGACGCCAGCGTGCGCGAGGACCTCGCGACCGCCCCGCTCGACGCCGACCTGCCCGTCGTCACCGCCGCCACGACCGGCGAGGTGCTCGCCTTCGGCGACCGCGAGCAGCTGCTGCGGCGCTACCCCTCCCTGGCCGACCTCGTGCGCCGCACCGGCACGCAGGCGCTGGTCGCCGCGCCCCTGCGCCACGCCGGCCGCCCCCTGGGGGCCCTGCTGCTGCGGTGGGCGCAGCCCCAGCCGCTGGAGGCGGAGGACCTGCAGGTCGTGGAGGGCCTGGCCGCGCAGGCCGCGCAGGCGCTCGCCCGGGTGCGGGCCGACGCGGCGCGGGAGGCGGCGCGGGCGGCCGCGGAGGCCGCGGCCCGCCGGCTCTCGCTGCTCGTCGAGATCGGGGAGGTGCTCGCCCCCCTCGACGACGAGGACGGCCGGCGGGGCCTGCGCCGCCTGGCCGAGGCGGTGGTCCCCGAGCTGGCCGACTGGAGCGTGCTGACCCTGGCCGACGACGCGGGGCGTCTGCACGACGTCGGCTGGTCGCACCGCGACCCCGCGCGGGGAGAGGCCGTTCGCCGCTGCGCGGCGCTGGGCACTGCGGTCGCCGCGAGGCTGGAGGGCCCGGTGGTCGAGCGCCTGAGCGCCGGGGAGCCGCTGGTGCTCCCGGCGCTGACCGACGAGGTCGTGCACCGGCTGCTGCCCGAGCCCGGCCTCGTGGACGCCGTGCGGGCCCTGGACCCCGGCGGCGCCGTCGTCCTGCCCCTGGTCGCCCGCGGGCGGCTGCTCGGGTCGCTGGCGCTCGTCACCACGTCCGGGCGCGGGCCGCACACCCCCGACGAGCTGGCCACCGCCCGCGAGGTCGCCCGCCGCGCCGCCGCCGCGATCGACGGCGCGCGGCTGCTGCACCGCACCCAGCGCGTGGCCGAGGCGCTGCAGCGCAGCCTGCTCACCTCCCCGCCGCGCGTGCCGGACCTGGACCTGCAGGTGCGCTACGTGCCCGCCGTGGCCGACGCGCGCGTCGGCGGGGACTGGTACGACGCCTTCACCACCCCCGACGGCACCACCCGCCTCGTCATCGGCGACGTCATGGGCCACGACACCGCGGCCGCCGCCGCCATGGGCCAGGTGCGCTCCCTCGTGCGCGCCCTCGCCAGCGACCGCCCCGAGGGCCCCGCCGCGGTGCTCAGCCGCGCCGACCGGGCGGCGCAGGTGCTGCAGGTCGGCACCTACGCCACCGTGCTGACCGCCGAGCTGCACCGGCCCTCGCCGCAGCGGCCCGGCGCGTGGCGCCTGCGGTGGCACTCGGCGGGCCACCCGCCGCCCCTGCTGCTGCTGCCCGACGGCGGCGTGAGGGTGCTCGAGAGCGAGCCGGGGCTGCTGCTGGGCCTGGACCCGACGACGGACCGCGCGGACGAGGAGGCGCTGGTGCCCCTGGGAGCGACGCTGATGCTGTTCACCGACGGGCTGGTCGAGCGGCGCTCGCAGCCGCTGGACGCGGGCCTGGAGCGCCTCGCGCGCATCCTGGGCGACCTGGCTGCGCTGCCGCTGGACGAGCTGTGCGACCGCGTGCTCGCGACCGTGCTCGCCGAGGACCCCGAGGACGACGTCGCCCTCGTCGCCGTCCGCCCGCGGCAGCCCCAGCACGAGGGCGAGCCCGAGGACGGGCCCGAGGACGAGCGCGAGGGCGAGCAGTGA
- a CDS encoding RNA methyltransferase produces the protein MPGVPGGDALSNPRSERVRAVRALAGRSARLRSGTFLAEGPQAVREAVLEAARLRAGGGADAGAALVRCVYATDDGASRHRDVIGAALAAGVPVRRCTEEVLAAMADTLTPQGLLAVCALVSRPLPDALSPAPALVAVLSQVRDPGNAGTVLRAADAAGAGAVVLTRGSVDVHNPKCVRSTAGSLFHLGVVEDADPAAAVAALRAAGLVVLAADGGDPAALDLDDLLDDASAGRGPLAGPAAWVFGNEAHGLAEDERALADAVVRVPLHGRAESLNLATAAAVCLYASARGQRRRGAATAAAAGSSA, from the coding sequence GTGCCGGGCGTCCCGGGAGGCGACGCGCTGTCCAACCCCCGCTCCGAGCGGGTCCGGGCGGTGCGGGCGCTGGCCGGGCGCTCGGCACGGCTGCGTTCGGGCACCTTCCTCGCCGAGGGCCCCCAGGCCGTGCGCGAGGCCGTCCTGGAGGCGGCGCGGCTCAGGGCAGGAGGTGGCGCCGACGCCGGTGCGGCGCTGGTGCGCTGCGTGTACGCGACGGACGACGGCGCGTCCCGGCACCGCGACGTGATCGGCGCGGCGCTCGCCGCCGGCGTGCCGGTGCGCCGGTGCACCGAGGAGGTCCTCGCCGCCATGGCCGACACGCTCACGCCCCAGGGCCTGCTCGCGGTGTGCGCGCTCGTCAGCCGGCCGCTGCCGGACGCGCTCTCGCCCGCCCCGGCCCTGGTCGCCGTCCTGTCCCAGGTGCGCGACCCCGGCAACGCCGGCACGGTGCTGCGCGCCGCCGACGCCGCCGGCGCGGGCGCCGTCGTCCTCACCCGGGGCAGCGTCGACGTGCACAACCCCAAGTGCGTGCGCTCCACCGCCGGCAGCCTCTTCCACCTCGGCGTCGTCGAGGACGCCGACCCGGCCGCCGCCGTGGCCGCGCTGCGCGCCGCGGGCCTGGTCGTCCTCGCCGCCGACGGCGGGGACCCCGCCGCCCTCGACCTCGACGACCTCCTCGACGACGCCTCCGCCGGCCGCGGGCCCCTGGCCGGCCCGGCCGCGTGGGTGTTCGGCAACGAGGCGCACGGGCTGGCCGAGGACGAGCGCGCCCTCGCCGACGCCGTGGTGCGCGTGCCGCTGCACGGACGCGCGGAGAGCCTGAACCTGGCCACCGCGGCCGCGGTGTGCCTGTACGCCAGCGCCCGCGGGCAGCGCCGCCGTGGCGCTGCGACCGCGGCTGCAGCAGGATCATCGGCGTGA
- the rplT gene encoding 50S ribosomal protein L20 — translation MARVKRAVNAQKKRRTTLERASGYRGQRSRLYRKAKEQVTHSLVYAYRDRRARKGDFRRLWIQRINAAARANGITYNRFVQGLKAAGVEVDRRMLAELAVNDAAAFSALVETARAALPAQPVAQAQGSAA, via the coding sequence GTGGCACGCGTGAAGCGGGCGGTCAACGCCCAGAAGAAGCGCCGCACCACCCTGGAGCGCGCCAGCGGCTACCGCGGCCAGCGCTCGCGGCTGTACCGCAAGGCCAAGGAGCAGGTCACCCACTCGCTCGTCTACGCCTACCGCGACCGGCGCGCCCGCAAGGGCGACTTCCGCCGCCTGTGGATCCAGCGGATCAACGCCGCCGCCCGCGCGAACGGCATCACCTACAACCGCTTCGTCCAGGGCCTGAAGGCCGCGGGGGTCGAGGTCGACCGCCGCATGCTGGCCGAGCTCGCCGTCAACGACGCCGCGGCCTTCTCCGCGCTCGTGGAGACCGCCCGCGCGGCGCTGCCGGCCCAGCCGGTGGCGCAGGCGCAGGGCTCGGCGGCCTGA
- the rpmI gene encoding 50S ribosomal protein L35 — MPKMKTHSGAKKRFKISGSGKVVRERTNLRHLLEGKSSRRVRRLQVDAVAAPADAKKIKRLLAK; from the coding sequence ATGCCGAAGATGAAGACCCACAGCGGCGCCAAGAAGCGCTTCAAGATCAGCGGCTCCGGCAAGGTCGTGCGCGAGCGCACCAACCTGCGCCACCTGCTCGAGGGCAAGTCGAGCCGGCGCGTGCGGCGCCTGCAGGTCGACGCGGTGGCCGCGCCCGCGGACGCCAAGAAGATCAAGCGGCTGCTCGCCAAGTGA